From the genome of Papaver somniferum cultivar HN1 chromosome 2, ASM357369v1, whole genome shotgun sequence, one region includes:
- the LOC113351569 gene encoding uncharacterized protein LOC113351569 — translation MNAQVVFDAEDIGEDMEDHNDPLVLITLTIAGCNIRKILIDGGSSVNILFYDTFKRMELNDEQLMSFYYTIYGFNGEPTKPLGDILLEMEARPMKVEIRFSVVDAPPTMPSWDVGGSISSKD, via the coding sequence ATGAACGCACAAGTGGtgttcgatgctgaagatatcggaGAAGACATGGAGGACCACAACGATCCTTTAGTTCTCATCACTTTGACAATAGCGGGATGTAACATCAGGAAGATCTTGATAGATGGTGGAAGCTCCGTCAATATtttgttctatgacacgttcaaacgaaTGGAATTGAATGATGAGCAACTGATGTCCTTTTATTATACCATCTATGGATTCAACGGTGAACCAACGAAGCCCCTGGGAGACATTCTACTAGAAATGGAAGCAAGACCAATGAAGGTTGAGATCCGATTCAGTGTGGTAGACGCtccccctacaatgccatcatgGGACGTAGGTGGTTCCATAAGCTCAAAGGATTAG